The following proteins come from a genomic window of Pseudomonas sp. J452:
- the lipB gene encoding lipoyl(octanoyl) transferase LipB, giving the protein MAALVVRHLGLVEYLPTLEAMRSFTAERNESTPDEIWLLQHPQVFTQGQAGKAEHLLAPGDIPVIQVERGGQVTYHGPGQLVAYLMLNLRRQKLGVRELVTAMERALVDVLASYGVEAAPKADAPGVYVKGEKIASLGLRVRNGCSFHGLALNVDMDMSPFQRINPCGYSGLQMIQLRELLDTSPALDEVAQRLERALREHLGYV; this is encoded by the coding sequence GTGGCAGCGCTCGTCGTGCGTCACCTGGGGTTGGTGGAGTACCTGCCGACCCTGGAAGCCATGCGCAGCTTCACCGCCGAGCGCAATGAGTCGACCCCCGACGAAATCTGGCTGCTGCAGCACCCACAGGTATTCACCCAGGGCCAGGCCGGCAAGGCCGAGCACCTGTTGGCGCCTGGGGATATTCCGGTGATCCAGGTCGAGCGCGGTGGCCAGGTTACCTACCATGGTCCCGGCCAACTGGTGGCCTACCTGATGCTAAACCTGCGTCGACAGAAGCTGGGCGTGCGCGAGCTGGTCACCGCCATGGAGCGGGCGCTGGTCGATGTGCTGGCCAGCTATGGCGTCGAGGCGGCGCCGAAGGCCGACGCTCCGGGGGTCTACGTCAAGGGCGAGAAGATCGCCTCGTTGGGCCTGCGGGTGCGCAATGGCTGCTCATTCCACGGCCTGGCGCTGAATGTCGACATGGATATGTCGCCGTTCCAGCGCATCAATCCTTGCGGCTACAGCGGTTTGCAGATGATCCAGCTCAGGGAGCTGCTCGACACGTCGCCTGCGCTCGACGAAGTGGCGCAACGCCTGGAGCGCGCTCTGCGCGAGCACCTGGGTTACGTCTGA
- a CDS encoding lytic murein transglycosylase, translating to MPHLATGRLCCLLAGTTLLLSACVESPTRDAQPAVASPTTSSPAVPAAAPQVNAQVAPAPAINFSAWRGQFRIKALRAGIPAELFDRAFNGIAPDMSVVRADHSQPEFTRPVWEYIEGATSPIRLRKGQTLLTEHAGTLAAIEQRYGVDRETLVAIWGMESSFGQFMGEQSVIRSLATLAYEGRRPQWAEEQLLAALQILHNGDIQPGSMRGSWAGAMGQTQFIPTTYLTHAVDFDGDGRRDIWNSSADALASAAHYLQASGWQFGQPWGMEVALPSDFDYALADSEIRKTYAQWYEYGVKGQPGNLDPQQTGYLLLPAGHRGPAFLVFRNFNAILKYNNSSSYALAVGLLGQRFGGGGQILADWPRSDRPLSRSERIELQEGLATQGYNPGPADGIIGANTRKAIRAYQQSLGLPADGYPTPALLQRLR from the coding sequence ATGCCCCACCTCGCCACCGGCCGCCTGTGCTGCCTGCTCGCCGGCACCACCCTGCTGCTCAGTGCCTGCGTCGAGTCGCCCACCCGCGACGCCCAACCCGCCGTAGCCAGCCCCACCACCAGCTCACCCGCAGTCCCCGCCGCAGCGCCCCAGGTCAACGCGCAGGTCGCACCGGCGCCAGCCATCAACTTCAGCGCTTGGCGCGGACAGTTCCGCATCAAGGCCCTGCGTGCCGGCATCCCTGCCGAGCTGTTCGACCGCGCCTTCAACGGGATCGCTCCGGACATGAGTGTGGTCCGCGCCGACCACAGCCAACCCGAATTCACCCGCCCGGTGTGGGAATACATCGAAGGCGCCACCTCGCCGATTCGCCTGCGCAAAGGCCAGACCCTGCTCACCGAACACGCCGGGACCCTGGCCGCCATCGAACAGCGCTACGGCGTCGACCGGGAAACCCTGGTGGCGATCTGGGGCATGGAAAGCAGCTTCGGCCAGTTCATGGGTGAACAGTCGGTGATCCGCTCGCTGGCCACCCTGGCCTACGAAGGCCGCCGCCCGCAGTGGGCCGAGGAGCAGCTGCTGGCTGCCCTGCAGATTCTGCACAACGGTGATATCCAGCCTGGCAGCATGCGCGGCTCCTGGGCCGGGGCCATGGGCCAGACCCAGTTCATCCCCACCACCTACCTGACCCACGCCGTGGACTTCGACGGCGACGGCCGCCGCGATATCTGGAACTCCAGCGCCGACGCCCTGGCCTCGGCCGCGCACTATCTGCAGGCCTCCGGTTGGCAGTTCGGCCAGCCCTGGGGCATGGAAGTCGCCCTGCCCAGCGACTTCGATTACGCCCTGGCCGACAGCGAGATCCGCAAGACCTACGCGCAGTGGTACGAGTACGGCGTCAAAGGCCAGCCCGGCAACCTGGATCCGCAGCAAACCGGTTACCTGCTGCTGCCGGCCGGCCACCGCGGCCCGGCCTTCCTGGTGTTCCGCAACTTCAACGCCATCCTCAAGTACAACAACTCCTCGTCCTACGCCCTGGCCGTGGGCCTGCTCGGCCAGCGCTTCGGCGGTGGCGGACAGATCCTCGCCGACTGGCCGCGCAGCGACCGTCCATTGAGCCGCAGCGAGCGTATCGAGCTGCAGGAAGGCCTGGCGACTCAGGGTTACAACCCGGGCCCGGCCGACGGCATCATCGGCGCCAATACGCGTAAGGCGATTCGCGCCTACCAGCAGAGCCTGGGCCTGCCCGCCGACGGCTACCCGACTCCGGCGCTACTGCAACGCTTGCGCTAA
- a CDS encoding methyl-accepting chemotaxis protein, whose amino-acid sequence MITEQVNQEQAVAEAANIAYSISQQTDGSANKGAAVVRQTVEVMQRIARQVQEASDGIEALDKQSQLISTIMQTIRGIADQTNLLALNAAIEAARAGEQGRGFAVVADEVRQLAGRTSQATEEIVEVVQKNQSLAQSAVASMASSSQQAAQGLDLASEAGQVIVEIQEGAKQVVKAVEQFASQLKT is encoded by the coding sequence GTGATCACCGAGCAGGTCAACCAGGAACAGGCCGTGGCGGAAGCGGCGAACATCGCCTACAGCATCTCCCAGCAGACCGACGGCAGCGCCAACAAGGGCGCCGCCGTGGTGCGCCAGACGGTCGAAGTGATGCAGCGCATCGCCCGCCAGGTGCAGGAGGCGAGCGACGGCATCGAGGCTCTGGACAAGCAGTCGCAACTGATCAGCACCATCATGCAGACCATTCGCGGCATCGCCGACCAGACCAACCTGCTGGCACTCAATGCCGCCATCGAAGCCGCACGCGCGGGCGAGCAGGGCCGCGGCTTCGCCGTGGTGGCCGACGAGGTTCGCCAACTGGCCGGGCGTACCAGCCAGGCCACCGAGGAAATCGTCGAGGTGGTGCAGAAGAACCAGAGCCTGGCGCAGAGCGCGGTGGCCAGCATGGCCAGCAGCAGCCAGCAGGCCGCGCAGGGGCTGGACCTGGCCAGCGAGGCAGGTCAAGTGATAGTGGAAATTCAGGAAGGTGCCAAGCAGGTGGTCAAAGCGGTTGAACAATTCGCCAGCCAGCTCAAGACCTGA
- a CDS encoding DNA-3-methyladenine glycosylase family protein: MRRLDYSLELPTDFRVVDLLAFHRRDGQALAERVLADGLDKGVLWQGLPACLSIRFEAPRVTAHLVVDGPVAEDADPLRALVAHMLGLTQPVRDFETAYAGHQQLGPLLARHAGLRVPQAATPFEALSWAISGQQISLPVAISLRRKLIQLAGRQHSSGLLCYPDAQAVAVLDEAQLRAAGFSQAKAQTLLLLSREIVAGNLPLDTWLADAPAEAIAERLLALRGIGPWTVDYALLRGFARLDGSLHGDAAVRRQLQRLLGSADKLSQSFTRDWLAPFSPWRALVAAHLWALPSAD, translated from the coding sequence ATGCGTCGCCTCGACTATTCCCTTGAACTGCCCACGGATTTCCGGGTGGTCGATCTATTGGCATTCCACCGTCGCGATGGGCAAGCCCTGGCCGAGCGGGTACTGGCCGATGGCCTGGACAAGGGCGTGCTCTGGCAGGGGCTGCCGGCCTGCCTGAGCATCCGTTTCGAAGCGCCCCGCGTCACTGCTCATCTCGTGGTGGACGGCCCGGTGGCGGAGGATGCCGACCCGCTGCGGGCGTTGGTCGCTCACATGCTGGGCCTGACCCAGCCGGTGCGGGACTTCGAGACGGCATACGCCGGGCATCAGCAGTTGGGGCCTTTGCTCGCTCGTCACGCCGGCCTGCGCGTGCCGCAGGCGGCCACGCCGTTCGAGGCGCTGAGCTGGGCGATCAGTGGCCAGCAGATCAGCCTGCCGGTGGCCATCAGCCTGCGCCGCAAGCTGATCCAGCTGGCTGGCCGACAACATTCCAGTGGCTTGCTCTGCTATCCGGACGCCCAGGCAGTCGCCGTGCTGGATGAGGCGCAGCTGCGCGCTGCCGGGTTCTCCCAGGCCAAGGCGCAGACCCTGCTCTTGCTCAGTCGCGAGATCGTGGCCGGTAATCTGCCGCTGGATACCTGGCTGGCCGATGCACCGGCCGAGGCCATCGCTGAGCGCCTGCTGGCGCTGCGCGGCATCGGGCCGTGGACGGTGGATTACGCCTTGCTGCGCGGTTTCGCTCGCCTGGATGGCTCGCTGCATGGCGATGCTGCGGTGCGCCGGCAGTTGCAGCGTCTGCTCGGCAGCGCGGACAAGCTCAGCCAGTCCTTCACCCGCGACTGGCTGGCGCCGTTCTCGCCCTGGCGCGCGCTGGTTGCTGCCCATCTGTGGGCCCTGCCGAGCGCGGACTAG
- a CDS encoding DUF493 domain-containing protein: MTDSEVQAPKIEFPCERYPIKVIGEAGDGFTDLVIEVMQRHAPGFDATSLVVRDSRNGRFLSVQVHITATGVEQLQAIHLDLKATGRVHMVL, from the coding sequence ATGACCGATAGCGAAGTTCAAGCCCCGAAAATCGAATTCCCCTGCGAGCGCTACCCGATCAAGGTGATCGGCGAGGCGGGCGACGGCTTCACCGATCTGGTGATCGAAGTGATGCAGCGCCATGCGCCAGGTTTCGACGCCACCAGCCTGGTGGTGCGCGACAGCCGCAACGGCCGCTTCCTGTCCGTGCAGGTGCATATCACCGCTACCGGCGTGGAGCAGCTGCAGGCGATCCACCTCGACCTGAAAGCCACCGGCCGCGTGCACATGGTGCTCTAG
- a CDS encoding D-alanyl-D-alanine carboxypeptidase family protein, with protein MNISRFARCLSLFTLLLGAPLTQAAQDSAIPSPPQLAAKSYVLLDAASGKVLVENNGDQRLPPASLTKLMTAYIATVEIRKGKIGEQDLVHVSEHAWRIGGAASGGSTMFLPLNSQVKVDDLLHGIIIQSGNDASIALAEYIAGSEDAFADMMNETAERLGMKNSHFMNATGLPHPEHYSSAHDMAILARAIINEDQQHYAIYSQKEFHWNNIKQGNRNLLLWRDSTVDGLKTGHTEEAGYCLVASAVREGARMITSVFGTDSEKVRAAETQKLLTYGFRFFESQTFYKKGEQLAEAQVWKGLTRQVKAGLAEDLTMTLPKGQVKKLQASMILEPQLQAPLKQGDVIGKVEVKLGEEVLHAADLIALEAVEEGGFFRRLWDGIRLFFYGLFN; from the coding sequence ATGAATATCTCCCGCTTTGCCCGCTGCCTTTCCCTGTTCACCCTGCTGCTCGGCGCGCCGCTCACCCAGGCCGCCCAGGACAGCGCCATCCCTTCGCCACCGCAACTGGCGGCCAAGTCCTACGTGCTGCTGGACGCCGCCAGCGGCAAGGTACTGGTGGAGAACAATGGCGACCAGCGCCTGCCGCCGGCCAGCCTGACCAAGCTGATGACCGCCTACATCGCCACCGTGGAAATCCGCAAGGGCAAGATCGGTGAGCAGGATCTGGTTCACGTCAGCGAGCATGCCTGGCGTATCGGTGGCGCCGCATCCGGCGGTTCCACCATGTTCCTGCCGCTGAATAGCCAGGTGAAGGTGGACGACCTGCTGCACGGCATCATTATCCAGTCCGGTAACGACGCCAGCATCGCCCTGGCCGAGTACATCGCCGGCAGCGAAGACGCCTTCGCCGACATGATGAACGAAACCGCCGAGCGCCTGGGCATGAAGAACTCGCACTTCATGAACGCCACTGGCCTGCCGCACCCGGAGCACTACTCCAGTGCCCATGACATGGCCATCCTGGCCCGCGCCATCATCAACGAAGACCAGCAGCACTATGCGATCTACTCACAGAAGGAGTTCCACTGGAACAACATCAAGCAGGGCAACCGCAACCTGCTGCTGTGGCGCGACAGCACCGTGGACGGCCTGAAGACCGGTCACACCGAAGAAGCCGGTTACTGCCTGGTCGCCTCTGCCGTGCGCGAAGGCGCACGCATGATCACCTCGGTATTCGGTACCGACAGTGAGAAGGTCCGTGCCGCCGAAACCCAGAAGCTGCTGACCTATGGCTTCCGTTTCTTCGAAAGCCAGACGTTCTACAAGAAGGGTGAGCAACTGGCCGAGGCCCAGGTCTGGAAAGGTCTCACTCGCCAGGTCAAGGCCGGTCTGGCCGAGGATCTGACCATGACCCTGCCGAAAGGCCAGGTGAAGAAACTGCAGGCCAGCATGATTCTTGAACCGCAGCTGCAGGCGCCGCTCAAGCAGGGCGACGTGATCGGCAAGGTCGAGGTCAAGCTGGGCGAGGAAGTGCTGCACGCTGCCGACCTGATTGCCCTCGAGGCCGTAGAGGAGGGTGGTTTCTTCCGTCGCCTGTGGGATGGTATCCGTCTGTTCTTTTACGGACTGTTCAACTAA
- the lipA gene encoding lipoyl synthase, producing MSDTAPPKPVSSGEKFRNPQGITAIKDGQKRRASAEPHIVEPKPSWLRVKVPSGSRFDAVKRNVSEHRLSTVCQESHCPNIGECWSNGTATIMLMGSVCTRACRFCAVDTGNPNGWLDQEEPQNTAKSVELMGLRYIVLTSVDRDDLPDGGAAHYAACVQAIKANTPQVVVEALTPDFDGDHAAIARVVDSGLEVFAQNVETVKRLTYEVRDPRAGYEKTLKVLEHAKRHRPTVITKTSLMLGLGETDEEILQTMDDLRAIGVDILTLGQYLQPTRNHLKVQRWVSPEEFNRLRDIGLEKGFMEVAAGPLVRSSYRADRVFEKNNLGLAAPVQVPGQQQNDSLIPTLNLN from the coding sequence ATGTCCGACACTGCCCCGCCCAAGCCCGTATCCAGCGGCGAAAAATTTCGTAACCCACAGGGAATTACCGCGATCAAGGACGGCCAGAAGCGTCGCGCTTCGGCCGAGCCCCATATCGTCGAACCCAAGCCGAGCTGGTTGCGGGTCAAGGTGCCAAGCGGCAGCCGCTTCGATGCGGTCAAACGCAACGTCAGCGAGCATCGCCTGAGCACCGTCTGCCAGGAATCCCACTGCCCGAACATCGGTGAATGCTGGTCCAACGGCACCGCCACCATCATGTTGATGGGCTCGGTCTGCACCCGCGCCTGCCGCTTCTGTGCGGTCGACACCGGCAACCCGAATGGCTGGCTGGACCAGGAAGAACCGCAGAACACTGCCAAGTCGGTGGAACTGATGGGCCTGCGCTACATCGTCCTGACTTCGGTAGACCGCGATGATCTGCCCGATGGCGGCGCCGCCCACTACGCCGCCTGCGTGCAGGCGATCAAGGCCAATACGCCGCAGGTGGTGGTGGAGGCCCTGACTCCGGACTTCGATGGCGATCACGCGGCCATCGCCCGCGTGGTGGACTCCGGCCTGGAGGTGTTCGCGCAGAACGTCGAGACGGTCAAGCGCCTGACCTATGAGGTACGTGATCCACGCGCCGGTTACGAGAAGACGCTGAAGGTGCTGGAGCACGCCAAGCGCCATCGCCCCACGGTCATCACCAAGACCAGCCTGATGCTGGGCCTGGGCGAGACCGACGAGGAAATCCTGCAGACCATGGATGACCTGCGTGCCATCGGCGTCGACATCCTCACCCTCGGTCAATACCTGCAACCCACCCGCAATCACCTGAAGGTGCAGCGCTGGGTCAGCCCCGAGGAGTTCAACCGCTTGCGTGATATCGGCCTGGAAAAAGGCTTCATGGAAGTCGCCGCCGGCCCACTGGTGCGCTCCAGCTACCGTGCCGACCGGGTGTTCGAGAAGAACAACCTGGGCCTGGCCGCACCTGTGCAGGTGCCTGGTCAGCAGCAGAACGACAGCCTGATTCCGACGCTCAATCTGAACTGA